The DNA sequence ACAAGAGTTGGTCCTATCTCTCGCGCCTCATCGACTTCTGCGGTGACCTGGGCGGACATCTCATGATCCTCGGCTCGCCCCAACAGCGGAGCACTCGGGACGGAATGACGGCCCGGGAAGCACTGGGCCGGCTCGCCGAGGGTCTGGCCGAGCTGGCTCCCTCGGCGCGCGAGCGGGAGGTGACGCTCCTGATGGAGGCCGTTTCGAGCGAGGAGACGGATGTGGTCTCCACTCTGGCGGAGGCGGTCGAAGTGGTGGACCGGGTCGCCCACAGTCATGTCCAGACCATGTTCGATTGCCACAACGCCGCCGACGAGGGGGGCGACTTCCTCCACCTGGCCGAGCGTTACTGGTCCCGAATACGCCACGTTCACGTCAACGAGATCGACGGCCGCCATCCCGGCACCGGAGACGTGGACTTCGAACGCCTCCTGCGATTCCTGCGGGATCGGAACTATGGAGGCTGGGTCTCCTTGGAGGTCTTCGATTTCCGGGCCGGCGGCGAGCGTATCGCCCGGGAAAGCATCTCATACCTCCGGGAGATTGAATCGAGGCTGGAATCGGCCTCGGACCGTTGACACCATCATGTTCCCATGCCGAGCGGACGGCTTGGACCGTCGTGACTTCCTGATCGCCACGGCGGGCCTCGGATCGTCGGCCGGCTCCCTGTTTGCGACCGCACCGAGGCCGCAGGGGCCTCCCGGGCGGAGAAGGACCGGACCCATGAAAATCACCGGATTGAAGACCTACATGTTCAACGTGCCGACCGGAAGTCCTCCCCCCAGGAAGGGAGTCCGACGGAGCATCGCCAGCACCTTCAAGACCTGGCTGTTCCTGAAGATCGAGACCGATACGGAACTCTCGGGCTGGGGCGAGGGGAGCATCGAATGGCTCTCGCCGGTAATCAGGACGACGCTGGAGGGCTGGCGGGAACTCCTGGTGGGGCAGGACCCGCTCAACGTGGTCGCTCTCTGCGACGACATCTCGGACCGCCTCCCCTGGAAGGGGGGACCGGTCCTGGGTACGGCCCTGGCGGCGGTGAACATGGCCCTCTACGACATCGCCGGAAAAGCCTGGGGGGTCCCGGTCTACCAGATCCTGGGCGGCCGGAAGCGGGACCGCATCCGCGTCTACCATGGCGGCATCAGCTTCGAATCCGTCCAGGAAGCCGTGGCCAAGGCGCGGGCCGCCGTCGCCTCGGGCGTTCGAGGTCTCAAGGGGAACCCTCTGGAGATGCGGACGTGGCCCATGGACCGGGCCGCCTTGGACGAGTGCGTCCGAATCGTGGCGGCGGTCCGGGAGGAGGTGGGACCGGAGATCGACCTGATGCTGGACACCCACGGCAGTCCCAATCCGGCCCTGGCCATCGCCTTCGCCGAAGCCGTGGCGCCCTACAAGCCGCTCTTCCTGGAGGAGCCTTGCAAGGTCGGGTCCATCGCGGCGCTCAAGGAGATCTCGGCGCGCAGTCCGGTTCCCATCGCCACCGGGGAAAAATTCTTCTCCTACCGGGAGTTCAAGGAAGTCATCGATGCCCGCGCCTGCGCCTTTCTCCAGCCCGACCTGAGCCATGCCTTCGGAATCACCCAGTTCCTGGCCGTCTCGCGCCTGGCCGAGGAGGCGCAGATCCTGATGGCGCCCCACAACGCGTCGGGACCGGTCCATTTGGCAGCCCTGTTTCAGGCGGACGCCGTCATCTCCAATTTTCTGGTCCAGGAAGCCTGGGGATTGGAGCGGATGGACCGGTACGTGGAGCACGACCTCACGCTGACAGACGGCCACGTCCGGCTCAGCGACCGGCCCGGCCTCGGGATCCGGGTCAAGGAAACCGACATCGCCAAGCTCCGCTATGACGCCGACATGTCCTACCGCCAGTACCGTCACGCCGACGGCAGTTGGAAGGGTTGGTAGGAGGAGCCGCGGTTTTCCTACCGCCGACCAGGGGGGGTGGGGACGGCAACACATCCATTGAATCCAGCGATATCCCAAGAGATCCCGGAATATCTTATAAGTGGTTGTTTGTCTTTAGGTTAGACCTGTTCTCACCCCGTTTCTTCCTCCCCTGACGTCCCTTGATATCCATCTCCATCCCGTTTCTTATGGTGTAATGGGTGATGTAATCAGTGCTCCCCTTTTGCCCCGGAAAACCAAGCCGAAGGGCCGCCACCCCCACAAGGCGCTCTCCGAAAAAGGGGAGGATGTGGAGGTTTCGCCGTTCTTCTCGGGGGCCGGGGATCCGACGCAGATCGGGAAGCCTCACGGATCTCTTGGCTTGAGCATGCGGTAGCCGACTTGGCGCTCGGTAGAGATGTAGGTTGGCCGGGCCGCGTCATCGCCCAGCTTGCGGCGGAGTCTCTTCACGAAGGCGTGCACGATCCGATGATCTCCCAAGTCCCGCCGGTCCCAGACTTGGCGCAGCAGAGAATCGTACGTCAGGATCCGGCCCGCGTTGACCGAAAGTACTCGGAGCAGTTCGTATTCGGTTACCGTCAGTGGCACCGGCCGCCCGGCCATGGTCACTTGGCGGTCCTCGTAGTGGATGTCCAGATCCCCCGATCGGAAGGATCTGGGCGGTCGGTGTCGCCGGCGCAGGGCCGCCTGAACCCTCGCCGTCAATTCCGTCTTCGAGAACGGCTTGACGATGTAATCGGCGGCACCCATCTCCAAGGCTCTTGCGATCGTCTCATCTCTTTTGTAGCCGGAAATGAAGATGACTGGCAGATCGGCCATCTCGGGGACGCGCTCCATCAACTCGAGACCGTCCGTCCCCGGCAGCATGAGGTCCAGCAGGACCAGCCGGGGTTGCTTCACCTGGATCAGGCGGGACACCTCTCGAGGATCGCCAGTAACCAGCGGTCTATAGCCGGCCGCCGCGAGCGCGTCCCGTACGTACCGTAGCGTCTGAGGGTCGTCGTCCACCACAAGGATTCGTGTTTGCCCCTGATCTTCGCGAGGAAAAGGGGGTGAACTTCGGACGATACCCGTCGCGGCGTCAATCCCGGCGTCGGCCGCCACCGGAATCGTGAAGGTGAACCGGGCGCCCAGACCATCCCCTTCACTCTCGGCCCGAATGCGTCCGCCGTGGGCCTCCACCAGGCCCTTGCAGATGGCCAGACCCAGGCCGGACCCGCGGATCCCCCGATCGCCGCCCACACGCGCGTGCTTGCGGAAAAGGTGCGGCAGCAGATCCGGCGGCACCCCCCGGCCTTCGTCCGACACGGAGACCGCCACGTGAACGTCCTCGTGAACCGCAGTGATCCGGATCGGTGCGGACACGGGTGAGTGCCGGGCAGCGTTGGCAAGGAGGTTGTTCATGACCTGAATGATGCGCTGCCGGTCGGCCATCACCCGGGGGAGATCCAGCGGCAGGTCAATGTGGACGGCGTGTCTGCCCCCGCCACTCAGGAACGTGTTCCTGGCCTGGTCCACCAAGCTGGCCACGTCCAAAGGCTCAGGGGAGACCGACAGTGTGCCCGTCTCGATGTGGCCCGCATCCAGCAGATCGTTAATCAAACCACGCATATGATCGGCCTGCCCGTCGATGAGACGGATAATCTGGAGAATCTCGGCCAGATTCGGTTCCGGCAGGGTGCTCAGCACAGTGGTGGTCGAGCCCTTGATGGAGATCAGCGGGGCCCGCAACTCGTGACTCACCAGGCTCAGGAACTCGGCCCGCAACCGCTCCAAATCCTCCAGCGGAGCCAGATCCTGCATCGTGACGACCACCGACTCATTCGTTCCGGTCTCGGAACGAATCGGCACAGCGTTCATCAGCATCGTGACACTCCGGCCGTCTGGCACTTGGACGACGATCTCCTCGGCGCGGATCGGCACCGCGTCGCTCAGCGCCTGCACCGCGGGAACTTCCTCCAGCGAGATCTCCCATCCGTCCGGGCTCCGCAACGTCACTATCTCCAGCAGCTCCTCCACACCGTGGCCCGGCGAGAGCAGGCCTCCGACAATCCGCTTCGCCTCCCGATTGACGGACAACACTTTGCCCGACTTGACATCGAGGACCGCGACGCCCACCGGCGAGATGTCGACCAGGGTCTCCAGATCGGCCCTGGCCCGCTCCTCGTCCCGGTAGGTCCGGGCGTTGGCGATGGCCGCTGCCGCCTGCGACCCGAACAGCACGAGAATCTCTTCGTCCTCT is a window from the Acidobacteriota bacterium genome containing:
- a CDS encoding mandelate racemase/muconate lactonizing enzyme family protein; amino-acid sequence: MKITGLKTYMFNVPTGSPPPRKGVRRSIASTFKTWLFLKIETDTELSGWGEGSIEWLSPVIRTTLEGWRELLVGQDPLNVVALCDDISDRLPWKGGPVLGTALAAVNMALYDIAGKAWGVPVYQILGGRKRDRIRVYHGGISFESVQEAVAKARAAVASGVRGLKGNPLEMRTWPMDRAALDECVRIVAAVREEVGPEIDLMLDTHGSPNPALAIAFAEAVAPYKPLFLEEPCKVGSIAALKEISARSPVPIATGEKFFSYREFKEVIDARACAFLQPDLSHAFGITQFLAVSRLAEEAQILMAPHNASGPVHLAALFQADAVISNFLVQEAWGLERMDRYVEHDLTLTDGHVRLSDRPGLGIRVKETDIAKLRYDADMSYRQYRHADGSWKGW
- a CDS encoding response regulator, translated to MQNLDELREENELLRNRISRLTAASLRISASLDLDTVLREIVESARELTGADCGVITTLDASGQVEDFVSSGFTVEEHQQLTDWPAGLRLFEHLRDLPGPIRLRNLPGYVRSLGISPHLMWMKTFQVTPMRHRGVHVGSFFLARKEGSREFTREDEEILVLFGSQAAAAIANARTYRDEERARADLETLVDISPVGVAVLDVKSGKVLSVNREAKRIVGGLLSPGHGVEELLEIVTLRSPDGWEISLEEVPAVQALSDAVPIRAEEIVVQVPDGRSVTMLMNAVPIRSETGTNESVVVTMQDLAPLEDLERLRAEFLSLVSHELRAPLISIKGSTTTVLSTLPEPNLAEILQIIRLIDGQADHMRGLINDLLDAGHIETGTLSVSPEPLDVASLVDQARNTFLSGGGRHAVHIDLPLDLPRVMADRQRIIQVMNNLLANAARHSPVSAPIRITAVHEDVHVAVSVSDEGRGVPPDLLPHLFRKHARVGGDRGIRGSGLGLAICKGLVEAHGGRIRAESEGDGLGARFTFTIPVAADAGIDAATGIVRSSPPFPREDQGQTRILVVDDDPQTLRYVRDALAAAGYRPLVTGDPREVSRLIQVKQPRLVLLDLMLPGTDGLELMERVPEMADLPVIFISGYKRDETIARALEMGAADYIVKPFSKTELTARVQAALRRRHRPPRSFRSGDLDIHYEDRQVTMAGRPVPLTVTEYELLRVLSVNAGRILTYDSLLRQVWDRRDLGDHRIVHAFVKRLRRKLGDDAARPTYISTERQVGYRMLKPRDP
- a CDS encoding sugar phosphate isomerase/epimerase produces the protein MRLRHAICSEIFGEQDLAQTCRTVHALGYRGLEVAPFTLADSVDEIPPRQRRQIRQTIEGEGMVCSGIHWLLVKPKGLHLTTRDRTLRDKSWSYLSRLIDFCGDLGGHLMILGSPQQRSTRDGMTAREALGRLAEGLAELAPSAREREVTLLMEAVSSEETDVVSTLAEAVEVVDRVAHSHVQTMFDCHNAADEGGDFLHLAERYWSRIRHVHVNEIDGRHPGTGDVDFERLLRFLRDRNYGGWVSLEVFDFRAGGERIARESISYLREIESRLESASDR